In a single window of the Apteryx mantelli isolate bAptMan1 chromosome 11, bAptMan1.hap1, whole genome shotgun sequence genome:
- the LOC136993093 gene encoding olfactory receptor 14J1-like → LNEFLLLAFADTRELQLLHFSLFLGIYLAALLGNGLIITAIACDHRLHTPMYFFLLNLSILDLGTLSATVPKSMANSLWDTRAISYSGCAVQVFLFALLLGGEYSLLTVMAYDRFVAICKPLHYGTLMGSRACVKMAAAVWASGFLHAVLHTANTFSIPLCQGNTVDQFFCEIPQILKLSCSDSYLREIGLLVVSSCLASGCFIFIVLSYVQIFTAVLRIPSEQGRRKAFSTCLPHLAVFSLFVSTDLFAYLKPPSLSSPALDVVVAVLYSVVPPAVNPLIYSMRNKELKDAVRK, encoded by the coding sequence ctcaacgagttcctcctcctggctttcgcagacacgcgggagctgcagctcttgcacttctcactcttcctgggcatctacctggctgccctcctgggcaacggcctcatcatcacagctatagcctgtgaccaccgcctccacacccccatgtacttcttcctcctcaacctctccatcctcgaccttggcactctctccgcaactgtccccaaatccatggccaattccctgtgggacacaagagccatttcctactcaggatgtgctgttcaagtctttctgtttgccctcttgttaggaggagagtattctcttctcacagtcatggcctatgaccgctttgttgccatctgcaaacccctgcactatgggaccctcatgggcagcagagcttgtgtcaaaatggcagcagctgtctgggccagtggatttctccatgctgtgctgcacactgctaacacattttcaataccactctgccaaggcaacacagtggaccagttcttctgtgaaatcccccagatcctcaagctctcctgctcagactcctacctcagggaaattgggcttcttgtggttagtagctgtttagcctctgggtgtttcattttcattgtgctgtcctatgtgcagatcttcactgctgtgctgaggatcccctctgagcagggccggcgcaaagccttttctacgtgcctccctcacctggccgtgttctccctgtttgtcagcactgacctgtttgcctacctgaagcccccctccctctcctccccagctctggatgtggtggtggctgttctttactcggtggtgcctccagcagtgaaccctctcatctacagcatgaggaacaaggagctcaaggatgcagtgaggaaa